The Leishmania donovani BPK282A1 complete genome, chromosome 23 genome contains a region encoding:
- a CDS encoding oxidoreductase-like protein yields the protein MSASAPRIGLLGAANIAWRAWAGARANGMSVTRVGCRDADRGRNFVERVCDALKIDEAAVPAVCSYEELVSAADVDVVYIAIPVKARDHWVRECIKHKKHVVGEKPPATDAEMLRSWIEALDQQNLLYMDGTMLSHGKRVKEVCAAVKQMGGPVKHIFANVTLGGDEAFLTNNIRANPELEPHGVLGDLGWYCIRYALHLMDFQMPTEVTGRILKQNDKGAIISFIGDMTFQVGGEVAFVSFFVSFEAAFEQTLHITTTEGTLQLDDMCLPMTSRPETEYYEVHNSSYDNVCESHNLHTEVKHTVKGDAPNSQCAELWGDVARILYADGEGVARRLKAKEESSRYWATVSWKTQAVMDKMLESALIGRNAAPAA from the coding sequence ATGAGTGCATCAGCTCCTCGTATAGGCCTCCTCGGGGCCGCTAACATTGCCTGGCGCGCCTGGGCCGGCGCTCGCGCGAACGGCATGTCGGTCACCCGCGTCGGATGCCGCGATGCCGATAGAGGGCGCAACTTTGTGGAGCGGGTGTGCGATGCGCTCAAGAtcgacgaggcggccgtTCCGGCGGTTTGCAGCTACGAGGAGCTTGTGTCTGCTGCGGATGTGGATGTCGTTTACATTGCCATTCCCGTGAAAGCCCGTGACCACTGGGTGAGGGAGTGCATTAAGCACAAGAAGCACGTGGTTGGGGAGAAGCCGCCGGCCACCGATGCTGAGATGCTGCGCTCGTGGATCGAGGCGCTTGACCAGCAGAATCTGCTTtacatggatggcacaatGCTCTCGCACGGCAAGCGGGTGAAGGAGGTGTGCGCAGCAGTGAAGCAGATGGGCGGGCCGGTGAAGCACATCTTCGCCAACGTTACGCTGGGTGGTGACGAGGCCTTCCTGACAAACAACATTCGCGCTAATCCAGAGCTGGAGCCGCacggcgtcctcggcgaTCTCGGTTGGTACTGCATCCGCTACGCGCTGCACCTCATGGACTTCCAGATGCCGACCGAGGTGACGGGCCGCATTCTCAAGCAGAACGACAAGGGGGCCATCATCTCCTTCATAGGCGACATGACATTCCAGGTCGGGGGCGAGGTGGCTTTTGTgtcttttttcgtttccttcGAAGCGGCCTTTGAGCAGACTCTGCACATCACCACGACAGAGGGCACGCTGCAGCTAGACGACATGTGTCTGCCCATGACAAGCCGCCCCGAGACGGAGTACTACGAGGTGCACAACAGTAGCTACGACAACGTGTGCGAGTCGCACAACCTCCACACCGAGGTGAAGCACACGGTTAAGGGCGACGCACCGAATTCGCAGTGCGCGGAGCTGTGGGGTGACGTAGCTAGAATCCTCTACGCAGACGGCGAGGgcgtcgcgcggcggctcaaggcgaaggaggagagctCGCGTTACTGGGCGACGGTGTCGTGGAAGACGCAGGCTGTGATGGACAAGATGCTTGAGTCTGCCCTTATCGGTCGCAacgctgcacctgctgcgtag